In Deltaproteobacteria bacterium, the genomic window ACTGGCCACTTCCTTGCTCGGCGGCCATATTAAAGCCTGGTCTGCGGCCGGAACTCACGTTCAATTTGTCAGGGATGGAGCGATGCGGTTATTGGTCAGCTATAACAAAACGAGGATGAAGGCTGCTCCCGATGTACCCACCCTGGAGGAATTGGGTTACAAAGGATTTCCCCGGGGAAGATATTTGGTCATTATTGCCCCAAGAGGCCTTCCCGATCCGATTCAAAAGAAACTGGAAGTCGCCTATCTCAAAGCTATGAAAGAACCCGCCTACCTCAAGTTCCTTGATAACATCCAATTTCCGGCTACATTCGCCGGTGGCAAGGAGACAGATAAAAATATTGAAGAGCATTATAAAATCTGGGGGGAATTTATCCGCGCGACTGGAATTAAGGAACAGGAAAAGTGAAATCCAAGAGAGAATGGTCCGGATGATTTCCTCCCTTTCTGTCAGGGATTTTCTATGAAGCATTATAACAGAATCTGCAGCATTCTCTTTCTTGTTTTGGCCCTCATCGTCATCTGGCAATCTTTTCTGATGCCGATAGGCCGCTTGGGGAAACCAGGGCCGGGATTCCTTCCCCTGGGGGTAGGCCTCATCCTGGCCCTGCTTTCTGCTTTTTTATGGATAGAGGCAGGGCTGCGCAAGTCCGCTCTGGTCCAGGTTCAATTTTTAATTGGGGAAGGACGATGGCCAGGCGTGCTTTTGACCGTGGGCTCCCTCTTAGCCTACGCCTTGTTGATGGAATTTTTGGGGTTCATCATCTGCACGTTGTTACTTTTATTCTTCCTATTCCGGTTTGTCGGGAATCAGAAATGGGGCCTAGTGTTAACTGAGACTATCTTGGTAACGCTGTTGACCCATCTGATTTTTAAGGTGGGCCTGAAGGTTCAGCTCCCCGTAGGCCTTTTTAGGCTATAGAAGGACAATTGAATGGGCTATCTCGATAGCATTCTCTACGGGTTTTCGATATGCCTGCAGCCTATCAATCTTTTTTATTGCTTCGTAGGGGTCTTTGTGGGAACCCTGATCGGAGTTCTCCCCGGGATTGGACCGGTGGCCACGATTTCGATGCTCCTTCCGGCAACTTTCAAAATGTCTCCCGTGGGGGCCATCATCATGTTGGCCGGAATTTATTACGGGGCCATGTATGGGGGATCTACTACTTCTATCCTGGTCAATATTCCTGGAGAAGCATCCTCGGTGATAACCTGTCTGGATGGCCATCAGATGGCTCGCCAGGGCAGAGCCGGCCCAGCTTTGGGGATTTCGGCATTCGGCTCATTCTTTGCCGGTACTTTCGCTGTGGTAGCCCTGACCTTCTTAGCCCCTCCTCTGGCAGCGGTGGCCCTCCAGTTTGGGCCTCCGGAATATTTTTCCCTTATGGTCCTCGGTTTGACCCTGGTAATTTATCTGGCCCATGGCTCGATGCTCAAGGCTTTGATGATGGCCTGCCTGGGGCTGCTTCTCAGCTTTGTCGGCCTGGACAACATCTCTGGCTATGAACGCTTCACTTATGGGATTGCCACCCTGGAGGATGGTATCGGATTTGTTCCCGTGGCCATGGGTATTTTCGGGATTGGGGAGGTTCTGTACAATATCGAAGAATCCATGGGAAAGCGGGATATCTTACAGGCTAAAATTTCCCACCTCCTTCCCAACTTGAAAGAATGGAAAGATTCGGCCATGCCGATTATTCGAGGGTCGCTCTTCGGATTTTTCCTGGGAGTTCTTCCAGGGGGAGGGGGCGTGCTCTCTTCTTTTGCTTCTTATGCAATGGAGAAGCGTTTTTCCAAGCATCCCGAGCAGTTTGGCCAAGGGGCCATCGAAGGGGTAGCCGGGCCAGAATCGGCTAATAATGCAGGTGCCGGAGGACAATTCATTCCTCTTTTGACTTTGGGTATTCCTGGCAATCCGGTGATGGCCTTGATGTTGGGAGCTCTGCTGATCTATGGGCTGCAGCCTGGACCTCTATTGATGATCCGAAACCCGGATCTCTTCTGGGGCGTAATCGTGAGCATGTACATCGGCAACATCATGTTATTAATCCTGAACCTTCCCCTGATTGGCCTGTGGGTTCGCGTGCTACGAGTCCCTTATCCCATTCTGTTTCCACTCATTCTTCTTTTTTGCTTGATTGGTGCTTACAGTATCAACAATAACAAGTTTGATGTTCTAATCATGGTTATCTTTGGAGTAATCGGTTACCTCATGAAGAAGGTGCGTTTCGAAGGAGCTCCATTGCTCTTGGGAATGGTCTTGGGCTTGATGATGGAAGATGCCCTCAGGCAATCTCTCATCATGTCAGGGGGGAGTTTCTTGATTTTTTTGAACCGACCCATCTCCGCAGGCTTTATTGTTACCGCGATCATCTTGCTGGCTCTCCCAGCCATCCGGTGGGTAGCCGGGCGCAAGACGCGCCTGGCCGCTGAATTGCCGAGGGATGAATGATAGGCTATGAGCCGAGGGCTTCCAGGGGGTTTATTTTGCACCCTTAGGATTCAAGCCGCCCCCAGGAAACGCGACTTCTCTTTTGGAAAAGGGAAATAAATTCCTGATCAGAAGGAAGGCGGTAAATTTAAAGGGGGGATTAAACATGATGTCAACGATCCAAGCTTTGATGGCCGGGGCCGTGGATCTTCACGTCCACGCCAGCTATGAATCTCCGCCCCGGCGGCAGAATATGCTGGAAGTGGCCAGGGACGCCCTGGCAGCGGGAGTAGAAGGCTGGCTTTTTCAAAGGTGTACCTATTTTCAGAGGGCCCTTCTGCTGGCTGCCGCCCTGCTTTTGATCAAGCCGGGCATTTACACCGATTTGATGGGAGCGATCGATCTCAACGGCTTTTCCTGAAAGGACTTTCCCAAGAGGACCTTCGGATCATGCTGGTGGATAACCCGAGAAAGCTTTTGAGGTTGGAAGGTTAGCGAAATGAAAAGAACATCGAACCCCATCGCATGGGGTAAATAAACTCAAGAAAGGAGGGTTGAGAATGCCCCGGGAAAATAAAGGGAAGAGGGTGAAAAAGCTTCTGGCCGAGATGGAGAAAGACAGGGGGTACGTATCCCTGGCGAAAAACTACGTGGCCACCATAGATCCTGATTTCATGGAGGCTTATAACAATCTTTACAAAAACGGCCTATCGGCGGGGAAGGCCCTCCCCTTGAAAGTAAGAGAATTCGTCGCCATCGCGGTTCTTGCCTTCCGGCAATGCGATAACGGTGTATATGAACATATGAAAAGGGCCTTAAGGCATGGAGCCACCAAACAGGAACTCCTGGAGGCCATCGAAACAACCATCATCCCAGGGGGAGGCCCCGCCTTTGACAGCGGAATCCGCGCTCTCATGAGGATTGTGGAGGAAGAAAAAGGTAAAAAGTAAAGGAGAAAACCAAGGAGGGTTTCGAGACGCTGATTCACCGGAAAGGGTTAAAGGTTATCCTGAACCCTCAGAGGGACGCGGCAAACGCCCTGCCAGCTCCATTTTGAGTTAAAGGGGCAGAGCCCTGGCCCAACACTCGTCCTTATCCATCCCTTAGGAGCTAACTTAAGATTCTGGGATGGATGCACTCCTCATTTTAAGGAGGGACCACATGATCCTAAAAGGAGTTCGGATTTTGGATCTATCCCAAATTATGGCGGGACCTTTTGGAACCTTGATCTTAGCTGACCTGGGAGCGGAGGTGATCAAAATTGAGAACCCGGAGGGAGGGGATCTCAGCCGGGCTACGGTTCATTACACTCATAAAGGGGAAAGCGCCTACTACTTGAGCTTTAACCGGAATAAGAAGAGTATAACCTTGAATCTCCGCAACGAAAAAGCGAGGGAGATCTTCTACGAGCTGGTAAAAATCTCGGACGTGGTCTACGACAATTTCCGCTCGGGAACCCTGGAGAAGCTGAAGATTGATTACGAGAGCCTGAAGAAAGTGAACCCGAAGATCATCTCTTGTTCAGTCACCGGGTTTGGATCGGACAGTCCCTACAAGGATCGTCCTGCTTTGGATTTATTGATCCAGGCCATGGGGGGGGTCATGAGTTTTACCGGGGAACCCGGCAGACCGCCGGTTCGCCTGGGCTATCCGATGGGGGACTTGGGAGGAGGGATGTATGCTGCCATGGC contains:
- a CDS encoding tripartite tricarboxylate transporter TctB family protein; translated protein: MKHYNRICSILFLVLALIVIWQSFLMPIGRLGKPGPGFLPLGVGLILALLSAFLWIEAGLRKSALVQVQFLIGEGRWPGVLLTVGSLLAYALLMEFLGFIICTLLLLFFLFRFVGNQKWGLVLTETILVTLLTHLIFKVGLKVQLPVGLFRL
- a CDS encoding DUF6282 family protein encodes the protein MMSTIQALMAGAVDLHVHASYESPPRRQNMLEVARDALAAGVEGWLFQRCTYFQRALLLAAALLLIKPGIYTDLMGAIDLNGFS
- a CDS encoding tripartite tricarboxylate transporter permease — encoded protein: MGYLDSILYGFSICLQPINLFYCFVGVFVGTLIGVLPGIGPVATISMLLPATFKMSPVGAIIMLAGIYYGAMYGGSTTSILVNIPGEASSVITCLDGHQMARQGRAGPALGISAFGSFFAGTFAVVALTFLAPPLAAVALQFGPPEYFSLMVLGLTLVIYLAHGSMLKALMMACLGLLLSFVGLDNISGYERFTYGIATLEDGIGFVPVAMGIFGIGEVLYNIEESMGKRDILQAKISHLLPNLKEWKDSAMPIIRGSLFGFFLGVLPGGGGVLSSFASYAMEKRFSKHPEQFGQGAIEGVAGPESANNAGAGGQFIPLLTLGIPGNPVMALMLGALLIYGLQPGPLLMIRNPDLFWGVIVSMYIGNIMLLILNLPLIGLWVRVLRVPYPILFPLILLFCLIGAYSINNNKFDVLIMVIFGVIGYLMKKVRFEGAPLLLGMVLGLMMEDALRQSLIMSGGSFLIFLNRPISAGFIVTAIILLALPAIRWVAGRKTRLAAELPRDE
- a CDS encoding carboxymuconolactone decarboxylase family protein, whose product is MPRENKGKRVKKLLAEMEKDRGYVSLAKNYVATIDPDFMEAYNNLYKNGLSAGKALPLKVREFVAIAVLAFRQCDNGVYEHMKRALRHGATKQELLEAIETTIIPGGGPAFDSGIRALMRIVEEEKGKK